A section of the Chryseobacterium ginsenosidimutans genome encodes:
- a CDS encoding dihydrolipoamide acetyltransferase family protein — protein sequence MAEYKLLLPSMGEGVMEATIITWLFNEGDSVKEDDSVVEIATDKVDSDVPTPISGKIVKILKQKDEVAKVGEAIAILEIEGEGSNTASEEISTETPSTTPDSDTLKTIEQPLQVAASAEFSGDLYLSPLVKSIAQQENISETELKTIKGSGLEGRITKEDILAYVKNRGNQPVQQAAPATQQVVSTPQPVATSAPASTITVAAGDEIIPMDRMRKIIAENMVKAKHIAPHVTSFIETDVTNVVKWRNKHKDIFEKREGEKLTFMPIFVKAIVKAIQDFPMINVSLNGDNIIKKKNINIGMATALPDGNLIVPVIKNADQLSLSGLAKAINDLAYRARNKKLRPEDTQGATYTISNVGSFGNLMGTPIIPQPQVAIMAIGAIVKKPAVLETKDGDVIAIRQLMFMSHSYDHRVVDGSLGGMMLKHVHDYLQNWDLNTEI from the coding sequence ATGGCAGAGTACAAATTATTGCTTCCTTCCATGGGAGAAGGTGTTATGGAAGCGACAATTATCACTTGGTTATTCAACGAAGGTGATAGTGTTAAAGAAGATGATTCCGTAGTAGAAATTGCAACAGACAAGGTAGATTCTGATGTTCCGACACCAATTTCGGGGAAGATCGTAAAGATTCTTAAGCAGAAAGACGAGGTTGCAAAAGTGGGTGAAGCCATTGCTATTTTAGAAATTGAAGGAGAAGGCAGCAATACAGCTTCAGAAGAAATAAGCACAGAAACCCCGTCTACCACTCCTGATTCTGACACTTTAAAAACAATAGAACAGCCGTTACAGGTAGCTGCTTCAGCAGAATTTTCAGGAGATCTTTATTTGTCTCCACTTGTAAAATCAATCGCACAACAGGAAAATATTTCTGAAACCGAACTTAAAACTATCAAAGGAAGCGGTTTAGAAGGAAGAATTACCAAAGAAGATATTTTAGCATACGTTAAAAACAGAGGAAACCAGCCAGTTCAACAAGCTGCTCCGGCAACACAGCAAGTAGTTTCTACTCCACAACCTGTTGCGACTTCGGCTCCGGCTTCTACAATTACTGTTGCAGCAGGTGACGAAATCATTCCTATGGACAGAATGAGAAAAATCATTGCTGAAAACATGGTAAAAGCAAAACATATTGCTCCACACGTGACTTCTTTCATCGAAACAGACGTTACCAACGTTGTAAAATGGAGAAATAAGCACAAAGATATTTTCGAAAAACGTGAAGGTGAAAAACTAACTTTCATGCCTATTTTCGTGAAAGCTATTGTAAAAGCTATTCAGGACTTCCCAATGATCAACGTTTCTTTAAATGGTGATAACATTATTAAAAAGAAAAATATCAATATTGGTATGGCAACCGCTTTACCGGACGGAAATCTTATTGTTCCTGTTATCAAAAATGCCGATCAGTTGTCCCTTTCAGGATTAGCAAAAGCGATCAATGATTTGGCTTACAGAGCAAGAAACAAAAAACTAAGACCTGAAGACACTCAAGGTGCAACATATACTATTTCTAATGTAGGAAGCTTCGGAAACCTTATGGGAACTCCGATTATTCCTCAGCCACAGGTTGCTATTATGGCGATCGGAGCTATCGTTAAAAAACCGGCAGTTCTTGAAACTAAGGATGGTGATGTAATCGCGATCCGTCAGTTGATGTTCATGTCTCACTCGTATGACCACAGAGTTGTAGACGGATCTTTAGGCGGAATGATGCTGAAACACGTTCATGATTACCTTCAAAACTGGGATCTTAATACGGAAATTTAA
- a CDS encoding SAM hydrolase/SAM-dependent halogenase family protein — MSIITLTSDFGNLDYRVAAVKGSILSLNQKVNIIDITHDIQAFNLVQTSYIVRNAYKYFPKGAIHIISVDSFHNRSRKNILYKANGHYFLAADNGLLSLIFFDIKPEAIYEITLNNRFDDIVNFTSTDVFVPAAVHLANGGLPEVIGRKIDSAKQLLFPKPVYNESEKMIIGEVNYIDNFGNIISNISKDFFESTGNGYENFTIKFRNLSLSRVYSSHTEVVSDWERETEFHGQSAAIFNDSQLLELTIYKGSKKNGAKSLFGLNVGENIYIEFF, encoded by the coding sequence ATGTCAATTATTACCCTAACTTCAGATTTCGGAAATTTGGATTACAGAGTCGCCGCTGTGAAAGGGAGTATTCTTTCTCTGAATCAGAAGGTTAACATTATTGATATTACCCACGACATCCAGGCTTTCAACCTTGTACAAACCTCTTATATTGTAAGAAATGCCTATAAATACTTTCCAAAAGGGGCCATTCATATTATCTCTGTCGACAGTTTTCATAACAGATCCAGGAAAAATATTTTATATAAAGCAAACGGACACTACTTTTTGGCAGCTGACAACGGGCTTTTAAGTTTAATATTTTTTGATATCAAGCCTGAAGCTATTTATGAAATTACCTTGAACAATCGATTTGATGATATTGTAAACTTCACTTCAACCGATGTTTTTGTTCCTGCAGCAGTACATTTGGCAAATGGGGGGCTTCCTGAAGTTATCGGACGGAAAATTGATTCTGCTAAACAGCTTTTATTTCCCAAACCTGTCTATAATGAATCTGAAAAGATGATTATCGGGGAAGTAAATTACATTGATAATTTCGGAAATATAATATCAAATATCAGCAAAGATTTTTTTGAAAGCACAGGCAACGGATACGAAAATTTTACCATAAAATTCAGGAATCTAAGTCTTTCGAGAGTCTATTCCAGCCATACGGAAGTAGTCTCAGATTGGGAAAGAGAGACAGAATTTCATGGACAGTCTGCGGCAATTTTCAATGACAGTCAGCTTTTAGAGTTAACGATCTATAAAGGAAGCAAGAAAAACGGTGCAAAATCTTTGTTCGGATTAAACGTTGGAGAAAATATTTACATTGAATTTTTCTAA
- a CDS encoding PhoH family protein — MFELTYDLEDIDAKIFYGVNNQYFNLIKSTFPTIKITGRDHYIFAMGNQEALDIFKQKLDDIVKYITKNNSIDLKDVENILNIKDENEKQLVFDQDIIVKGVNGKIIKAKTTNLKKLVKETEKKDMVFAIGPAGTGKTYTSVALAAKALRDKTVKRIVLTRPAVEAGESLGFLPGDLKEKLDPYLQPLYDALRDMIPHEKLEGFIEKKIIEVAPLAFMRGRTLDDAFVILDEAQNTTHSQMKMFLTRMGMNAKFIITGDPTQVDLPPKQQSGLKEAMRILKNVKEIGFVHLTEEDVVRHPVVKKIILAYNDEDKRQRND; from the coding sequence ATGTTTGAATTAACATATGATTTGGAGGATATCGATGCGAAAATCTTCTATGGAGTTAATAACCAATATTTCAATTTAATAAAATCAACTTTTCCAACTATTAAAATTACGGGCAGAGATCACTATATTTTTGCGATGGGTAATCAGGAAGCTTTGGATATTTTTAAGCAAAAGCTTGATGATATTGTAAAATATATCACAAAAAACAATTCTATCGACCTGAAAGATGTTGAAAATATTCTGAATATTAAAGATGAAAACGAAAAACAGTTGGTTTTTGATCAGGATATTATTGTAAAAGGAGTAAACGGCAAAATAATAAAAGCTAAAACTACCAATCTTAAAAAATTAGTAAAGGAAACTGAGAAAAAAGATATGGTTTTTGCAATAGGACCCGCAGGAACAGGGAAAACATATACTAGTGTTGCGTTGGCAGCAAAGGCTTTAAGAGATAAAACGGTTAAAAGAATTGTTCTCACAAGACCTGCCGTTGAAGCAGGCGAGAGCTTAGGATTTTTGCCGGGAGATCTTAAAGAAAAGCTTGATCCGTATTTACAGCCTTTATATGATGCTCTTCGGGATATGATTCCTCATGAAAAGCTGGAAGGTTTTATAGAAAAAAAGATCATTGAGGTTGCACCATTGGCTTTCATGAGAGGTAGAACTCTTGATGATGCTTTTGTAATTCTGGATGAAGCTCAGAATACAACACATTCTCAAATGAAAATGTTTTTAACGAGAATGGGAATGAATGCAAAATTCATCATTACCGGAGATCCCACGCAGGTAGATTTGCCGCCAAAACAACAATCGGGGTTGAAAGAGGCAATGAGAATTCTGAAAAATGTAAAAGAAATAGGATTTGTACATCTTACTGAAGAAGATGTAGTGAGGCATCCTGTTGTGAAAAAAATTATTCTTGCCTATAATGATGAGGATAAAAGACAGAGAAACGATTAA
- a CDS encoding porin family protein → MKKILFLAAAAVMGISVNAQEFRFGPKVGFAMSTLKIDEKQDDLGKRNMDPKYTFYVGGMAEYKINDNFGFQAEVLYSPLGAKEKIDGVDAGVIYVGEQTKVTLGTLLVPLSAKYFITEGFSVAAGANFGIILTAKQKTVIGSDFISVDVEDENGSGEIDIKKDIKKLNIAPFVGVEYMLENGLFFDARYSLGVSNLSNDGSGGKVTNSFAQIGVGFKFGGN, encoded by the coding sequence ATGAAGAAAATTTTATTTCTTGCAGCAGCAGCTGTAATGGGAATTAGCGTAAACGCTCAGGAATTTCGATTTGGACCTAAAGTGGGTTTTGCAATGTCAACACTTAAAATTGATGAAAAGCAGGATGATCTTGGTAAAAGAAATATGGATCCTAAATATACTTTCTATGTAGGAGGTATGGCAGAATACAAAATCAATGATAATTTTGGTTTTCAGGCGGAAGTTTTATACTCTCCACTTGGAGCAAAAGAAAAAATTGATGGGGTAGATGCAGGAGTTATTTATGTAGGTGAGCAAACTAAGGTTACTTTGGGAACACTTTTAGTTCCACTTTCTGCAAAATATTTTATTACTGAAGGTTTTTCGGTTGCTGCGGGTGCTAACTTTGGAATTATTCTTACAGCGAAGCAAAAAACTGTAATCGGTTCTGATTTCATTAGCGTAGATGTAGAAGATGAAAATGGTTCAGGTGAAATCGATATTAAAAAAGATATCAAGAAATTAAATATTGCTCCATTTGTAGGTGTCGAATATATGTTGGAAAATGGACTTTTCTTTGATGCAAGATACAGTTTAGGTGTATCTAATCTTTCTAATGACGGAAGTGGAGGAAAAGTAACGAACAGTTTTGCGCAAATCGGTGTAGGATTCAAATTCGGAGGTAACTAA
- a CDS encoding outer membrane protein, with translation MKKVLLAGAIALFGLSNAQIAKGTAYLSGSVGYSQVETNNGNNKTENFNVLPTVGYFVAPNLAVGLGIGYQTQKDTNITTTQLGGTTIVSTNEVKEPAFVVAPFVRKYWTLSDKLFIFGQLAVPMQFGKTEIENSTVATSGSTTSTSSTSTEAKYTQVGVTVKPGLDYFLNKNWSIEATIGEFGYNNYKPKDGDATNNYNFGLNLSSVTFGVKYVFAK, from the coding sequence ATGAAAAAAGTATTATTAGCAGGTGCTATTGCACTTTTCGGTTTATCGAATGCTCAAATTGCTAAAGGAACTGCATATTTATCAGGATCTGTTGGATATTCTCAAGTAGAAACTAACAACGGTAACAATAAAACAGAAAACTTCAACGTACTACCTACAGTTGGATATTTCGTAGCTCCAAACTTAGCAGTAGGTTTAGGAATCGGATACCAGACTCAGAAAGATACAAACATCACTACAACACAATTAGGAGGTACTACAATTGTATCTACTAACGAGGTTAAGGAACCAGCTTTCGTTGTTGCTCCTTTCGTAAGAAAATATTGGACTTTATCTGATAAATTGTTTATCTTCGGACAATTGGCAGTGCCAATGCAGTTTGGAAAAACTGAAATTGAAAACAGTACTGTAGCTACTTCAGGTTCTACAACTTCTACATCTTCAACTTCTACTGAAGCTAAATACACTCAAGTTGGTGTTACTGTAAAACCAGGTTTAGATTATTTCTTAAACAAAAACTGGTCTATCGAAGCTACAATCGGAGAATTTGGTTATAACAACTATAAGCCAAAAGACGGTGATGCAACTAACAATTATAACTTCGGTTTAAACTTATCTTCTGTAACTTTCGGAGTTAAGTATGTATTTGCAAAATAA
- a CDS encoding OmpW family outer membrane protein, translated as MKKLLLAGAIALFGLSNAQMTKGDWVISGNTGLGFNATSSKVKANGQSQDGPKISSFSVTPSVGYFVIDGLAVGIDLGFDSRTTKQDGDKLTVSTFSVMPTATYYFQTGSKFFPFVGVGAGYASSKTKYSISSSIMDPLLFEGDSTTDGLAWKAKAGVTYMATQSLGINLGVGFDQFYTKDSFMGTEIKTTTTNFGVNVGFSYFIKGKAQKSDK; from the coding sequence ATGAAAAAACTATTATTAGCAGGTGCAATTGCACTTTTCGGATTGTCTAATGCTCAAATGACTAAAGGTGACTGGGTAATCAGTGGAAATACAGGATTAGGTTTCAACGCAACAAGCTCTAAAGTAAAAGCTAACGGACAATCTCAAGATGGTCCTAAAATCAGCAGCTTTTCTGTGACTCCTTCTGTAGGTTATTTCGTAATCGACGGATTGGCTGTAGGAATTGACTTAGGATTTGATAGCAGAACGACTAAGCAGGATGGAGATAAGCTAACTGTTTCTACATTCTCTGTAATGCCGACTGCAACTTATTATTTCCAGACAGGAAGTAAATTCTTCCCTTTCGTGGGTGTAGGTGCTGGTTATGCATCAAGCAAAACAAAATATAGTATTTCGAGCTCAATTATGGATCCTCTACTTTTTGAAGGAGATAGTACAACAGATGGTTTAGCTTGGAAAGCAAAAGCAGGGGTTACTTACATGGCAACTCAATCTTTAGGAATCAACTTAGGTGTTGGTTTTGATCAGTTTTACACTAAAGATTCTTTTATGGGAACAGAGATTAAAACTACAACAACTAATTTCGGTGTAAATGTAGGTTTCTCTTATTTCATCAAAGGTAAGGCTCAAAAAAGTGATAAATAA
- a CDS encoding TM2 domain-containing protein, protein MEIHEKQENYSNQPYKSEKKVAAGVLGILLGGFAVHKFYLGYTKTAIIQLILSLVTCGAVGIIGIIEGIIYLTKSDEEFDRTYVQNQKEWF, encoded by the coding sequence ATGGAAATTCACGAAAAACAAGAAAATTACAGCAATCAACCTTATAAGTCTGAGAAGAAAGTAGCAGCAGGCGTTCTGGGAATATTACTGGGAGGATTTGCAGTTCACAAATTCTACCTTGGATATACCAAAACAGCTATTATCCAACTTATTCTTAGTCTAGTAACTTGTGGTGCCGTTGGTATTATTGGTATTATTGAAGGAATTATTTACCTTACAAAATCAGATGAAGAATTTGACAGAACATATGTTCAAAACCAAAAAGAATGGTTCTAA
- the ffh gene encoding signal recognition particle protein, which produces MFNSLQDKLDKALHNISGRGKITEINVAETVKEIRRALVDADVNYKVAKDLTKRVQDKALGENVLTSLTPGQLMTKIVHDELVDLMGGSQEGINLSGKPSVILIAGLQGSGKTTFSGKLANYLKTKRNKKPLLVACDVYRPAAIDQLKILGGQIGVPVFTEEGSTNPSTIAENAIKFAKSNGHDVVIVDTAGRLAIDEQMMNEIKSVHYFIKPDETLFVVDSMTGQDAVNTAKAFNEALNFDGVVLTKLDGDTRGGAALTIRSVVEKPIKFISTGEKMEALDLFYPERMADRILGMGDVVSLVERAQEQFDEEEAKKLHKKIAKNEFGFDDFLKQINQIKKMGNMKDLMGMIPGVGKAIKDVEISDDAFKHIEAIIYSMTPDERRRPSIINTQRKSRIAKGAGRKVEDVNQLMKQFDQMGKMMKMMQGPQGKQMMQMMSKMPNMPGMGGMFGK; this is translated from the coding sequence ATGTTTAATAGTTTACAGGATAAATTAGACAAAGCACTTCATAATATTTCCGGAAGAGGAAAAATCACGGAAATCAATGTGGCGGAAACCGTAAAAGAGATTCGTAGAGCATTGGTAGATGCCGATGTTAATTATAAAGTAGCGAAAGATCTTACGAAAAGAGTTCAGGATAAAGCATTGGGAGAGAATGTTCTTACTTCGCTTACTCCAGGACAGTTGATGACGAAAATTGTTCATGACGAACTAGTAGACTTAATGGGAGGTTCTCAGGAAGGAATTAATCTTTCAGGCAAACCGTCCGTAATTCTTATTGCAGGTCTTCAGGGTTCAGGTAAGACTACTTTCTCTGGAAAATTAGCAAATTATTTAAAGACAAAAAGAAATAAAAAACCTCTTTTGGTGGCATGTGACGTTTACCGTCCTGCTGCGATTGACCAGCTTAAAATTTTGGGCGGGCAAATCGGAGTTCCTGTTTTCACGGAAGAAGGTTCTACAAATCCTTCTACGATTGCTGAAAACGCAATTAAATTTGCAAAGTCGAATGGTCATGATGTTGTGATTGTCGATACAGCAGGACGTTTGGCGATTGATGAGCAGATGATGAACGAGATTAAATCTGTTCATTACTTCATTAAACCGGATGAAACGTTATTTGTTGTTGACTCAATGACAGGTCAGGACGCTGTAAATACGGCGAAAGCATTTAATGAAGCTTTAAATTTTGATGGAGTTGTTTTAACGAAATTAGACGGTGATACACGAGGTGGAGCTGCTTTGACAATTCGCTCGGTTGTAGAAAAACCAATCAAATTCATTTCTACAGGAGAGAAAATGGAAGCTTTGGATCTTTTCTATCCGGAAAGGATGGCAGACAGAATCTTGGGAATGGGAGACGTTGTTTCCTTGGTAGAAAGAGCTCAGGAGCAGTTTGATGAAGAAGAAGCAAAAAAACTTCACAAAAAAATTGCTAAAAATGAGTTTGGTTTTGATGACTTCTTAAAACAGATCAATCAAATCAAGAAAATGGGTAACATGAAGGATTTGATGGGGATGATTCCTGGGGTTGGAAAAGCGATCAAGGATGTTGAAATCAGTGATGATGCCTTCAAACATATTGAAGCGATCATCTACTCTATGACTCCGGACGAAAGAAGAAGACCTTCTATTATCAATACGCAGAGAAAAAGCAGAATTGCTAAAGGTGCAGGTAGAAAAGTGGAAGATGTAAACCAACTGATGAAGCAATTTGACCAGATGGGTAAAATGATGAAGATGATGCAGGGACCTCAAGGAAAGCAGATGATGCAGATGATGAGCAAAATGCCAAATATGCCTGGAATGGGCGGAATGTTTGGAAAATAA
- the atpB gene encoding F0F1 ATP synthase subunit A: MFKKFAVLFYSIFVLNLVSAQHGEATADAVPATELSEKDKVSKENKEYIDHHLLDAHDFTLMVDKEGHHIGFPLPVIFYDNGFHAFMSNSKEGFMHGEVTEIDGSYYKLHHEKIFKTDASGELKHGEDGFPINEMPLDLSITKSVFILLVGSIFLLVLFTGIAKSYKKSVVPTGAARFMEPLIIFIRDEVAIPNIGHKYKRFMGYLLTVFFFILFLNVLGLMPFGINVTGNITMTFFLAILTYLITTFSANKDYWKHIFWMPGVPVPMKLIMLPIELLGTITKPFALMIRLFANMTAGHIVVMSLIGLIYVFKNVAAGIAFPFLTLVIYLLEVLVAFLQAYIFTMLSALFIGMAVQEHEHEHHAAH, encoded by the coding sequence ATGTTTAAGAAATTCGCAGTTTTATTCTACAGTATTTTTGTATTAAACTTAGTGTCTGCACAGCACGGTGAGGCTACTGCTGACGCAGTTCCGGCTACAGAGCTTTCAGAAAAAGACAAAGTAAGTAAAGAAAACAAAGAGTACATCGATCATCACTTATTGGATGCACACGACTTTACATTGATGGTGGATAAAGAAGGTCATCACATTGGTTTTCCTCTTCCTGTTATTTTTTATGATAACGGATTCCATGCTTTCATGAGCAACAGTAAAGAAGGTTTCATGCACGGGGAAGTTACTGAAATAGATGGTTCTTATTACAAACTGCACCACGAGAAAATTTTCAAAACTGATGCATCTGGAGAGTTAAAACATGGTGAGGATGGTTTTCCTATTAATGAAATGCCTTTAGATCTTTCTATTACAAAGAGTGTGTTTATTCTTTTAGTAGGGTCAATCTTTCTTTTGGTATTATTTACCGGAATTGCTAAATCTTATAAAAAGTCTGTTGTTCCTACAGGAGCTGCAAGATTCATGGAGCCGTTGATTATTTTCATAAGAGACGAAGTAGCAATCCCGAACATCGGTCATAAGTATAAAAGATTCATGGGTTACTTGTTAACGGTATTCTTCTTCATTTTATTCTTAAACGTATTGGGATTAATGCCTTTCGGAATCAATGTTACGGGGAATATTACAATGACATTCTTCCTGGCAATTCTTACTTATTTAATTACTACATTCTCTGCAAATAAAGATTATTGGAAACATATCTTCTGGATGCCTGGAGTACCTGTACCAATGAAATTAATCATGTTGCCAATCGAATTATTAGGAACGATCACTAAACCCTTCGCATTGATGATCCGTCTTTTTGCAAACATGACTGCAGGACACATTGTAGTAATGAGTTTGATCGGGTTGATTTATGTATTTAAAAATGTTGCAGCAGGGATTGCATTCCCGTTCTTAACATTAGTAATCTATTTATTAGAAGTATTGGTAGCATTCTTACAGGCTTATATCTTTACAATGTTGTCAGCGTTGTTCATCGGAATGGCAGTACAGGAGCACGAGCATGAACATCATGCAGCTCACTAA
- the atpE gene encoding ATP synthase F0 subunit C has translation MEIPKIVGAGIVVLGVGIGLGKIGAAALEAIARQPEQSGKIQTAMLIAAALVEGVAFAALFAVN, from the coding sequence ATGGAAATCCCTAAAATTGTAGGTGCTGGTATCGTTGTATTAGGTGTTGGTATCGGTCTTGGTAAAATCGGAGCTGCTGCTCTTGAAGCTATCGCTAGACAACCTGAGCAATCTGGAAAGATCCAAACAGCTATGCTTATCGCTGCTGCACTTGTTGAAGGTGTTGCGTTTGCTGCTCTATTCGCAGTAAACTAA
- a CDS encoding F0F1 ATP synthase subunit B — MELIHQFSSGLFIIQSVIFLALLFLLGKFAWKPILKSINDRETSIVDALNQATLARKEMETLKEDNERIIREAKIERDAILKEAREIKDRIVGEAKDAAKSEGDKLIEAAKQTINAEKNAAMADIKTQIGALSVNIAESILQQKLDNNEAQNELVQNYLNKSNLN; from the coding sequence ATGGAATTAATTCATCAGTTTTCATCAGGATTATTTATTATCCAGTCTGTTATTTTTCTAGCCCTGTTATTTTTGCTAGGTAAATTTGCTTGGAAACCTATTTTAAAATCTATTAATGATAGAGAAACTTCTATTGTTGACGCTCTTAACCAAGCTACATTGGCTAGAAAAGAGATGGAAACTTTAAAAGAGGATAACGAAAGAATTATTCGTGAAGCTAAAATCGAAAGAGATGCTATCCTTAAAGAAGCTAGAGAAATTAAAGATAGAATCGTAGGTGAAGCTAAAGATGCTGCTAAATCTGAAGGAGATAAATTAATCGAAGCTGCTAAACAAACGATCAATGCTGAGAAAAATGCTGCAATGGCAGACATTAAAACTCAAATTGGTGCTTTATCTGTAAACATTGCAGAATCTATCTTGCAACAAAAGCTGGATAATAACGAAGCTCAAAACGAATTAGTTCAAAATTATTTAAATAAATCAAACCTTAACTAA
- the atpH gene encoding ATP synthase F1 subunit delta: MLTSKVAKRYAQGLLDFTNESGQTATVFSEMKDVVKIMSESEDLNKFFFTPYIDSKKKVEVAKEIFKGLSVSSQNLITLVIKQGRENQLKNIAQEFINKVEDINGVQRITLTTATQLSKENLDEILRSTNLVNTNSNFDLKVNVKPEILGGYILRVGDQQVDASVKSKLNSIKKDFQLN; this comes from the coding sequence ATGCTTACATCTAAAGTAGCTAAAAGATACGCACAAGGTTTACTTGATTTTACTAATGAATCAGGGCAAACGGCTACTGTATTTTCTGAAATGAAAGATGTAGTAAAGATCATGTCTGAATCTGAGGATTTAAACAAATTCTTCTTTACACCTTACATCGATTCTAAGAAGAAAGTAGAAGTAGCAAAAGAGATTTTCAAAGGTTTGTCAGTTTCTTCACAAAATTTGATTACTTTGGTCATCAAGCAGGGAAGAGAAAATCAATTGAAAAATATCGCTCAGGAATTCATTAATAAAGTTGAAGATATCAATGGTGTACAGAGAATTACTCTTACAACAGCGACTCAGCTTTCAAAAGAGAATCTTGATGAGATATTAAGATCTACAAACTTGGTTAATACAAACTCAAACTTTGATCTTAAGGTAAATGTAAAACCTGAAATTTTAGGTGGATATATTTTAAGAGTTGGAGATCAGCAGGTAGATGCATCTGTAAAGTCTAAGCTTAATAGTATTAAAAAAGATTTTCAATTAAACTAA